Proteins co-encoded in one Haladaptatus sp. ZSTT2 genomic window:
- the icd gene encoding isocitrate dehydrogenase (NADP(+)): MSYEKVDVPEDGEKITVSDGKLEVPDNPIIPIIHGDGIGSDVGPAAQKVLQAAAQATGREINWMRVYAGESAREKYDENLPDDTVEAIKEFRVAIKGPLTTPVGAGFRSLNVALRKKLDLYANVRPTYYIKGVPSPVKHPEKMDMVTFRENTEDVYAGIEWEAGTDEVEEVKEFIENDMGKTGIIHDGPVGIGIKPITEFGTKRLVREAIEYAIEDDRDSVTLVHKGNIMKFTEGAFRDWGYELAAEEFGDVTITEDELWEEYDGEAPEDKIVIKDRIADNMLQQILTRTDEYDVVATMNLNGDYMSDSAGAQIGGLGIAPGANFGDKLCLAEPVHGSAPKYAGMDKVNPTALILSGRLMLEYMGWKDAAQLVRDAVEEAVSTGRVTYDLHRQIEGGQKLATSEFADVIVEEIEKLA, encoded by the coding sequence ATGAGCTACGAGAAGGTCGACGTTCCCGAAGACGGGGAGAAAATCACCGTCTCGGACGGCAAACTGGAGGTACCTGACAACCCAATTATCCCAATTATCCACGGCGACGGGATTGGGTCTGACGTCGGGCCAGCCGCGCAGAAAGTGCTGCAGGCTGCCGCACAGGCAACCGGTCGCGAAATTAACTGGATGCGCGTCTACGCCGGTGAGAGTGCACGCGAAAAGTACGACGAGAACCTTCCAGACGACACCGTCGAAGCAATCAAAGAGTTCCGCGTCGCAATCAAGGGGCCACTCACCACCCCTGTTGGCGCAGGCTTCCGCTCGCTGAACGTCGCGCTCCGCAAGAAGCTCGACCTCTACGCAAACGTTCGCCCAACCTACTACATCAAGGGCGTCCCATCACCGGTCAAGCACCCAGAGAAGATGGACATGGTTACCTTCCGTGAGAACACGGAGGACGTCTACGCCGGCATCGAATGGGAAGCGGGCACCGACGAAGTCGAAGAGGTCAAAGAGTTCATCGAGAACGACATGGGCAAGACGGGCATCATCCACGACGGCCCCGTCGGCATTGGCATCAAGCCAATCACCGAGTTCGGAACCAAACGCCTCGTCCGCGAAGCAATCGAGTACGCCATCGAGGACGACCGCGACTCCGTCACCCTCGTCCACAAGGGCAACATCATGAAGTTCACCGAGGGTGCCTTCCGTGACTGGGGCTACGAACTCGCAGCCGAGGAGTTCGGTGACGTCACCATCACCGAGGACGAACTCTGGGAGGAGTACGACGGCGAAGCTCCAGAGGACAAAATCGTCATCAAAGACCGCATCGCAGACAACATGCTCCAGCAGATTCTGACCCGCACCGACGAGTACGACGTCGTTGCGACGATGAACCTGAACGGCGACTACATGTCCGACTCCGCCGGTGCACAGATCGGCGGCCTCGGCATCGCCCCCGGTGCAAACTTCGGTGACAAACTCTGTCTCGCAGAACCCGTCCACGGCTCGGCACCAAAATACGCCGGCATGGACAAGGTCAACCCAACCGCGCTCATCCTCTCGGGCCGCCTGATGCTCGAATACATGGGCTGGAAGGACGCCGCACAACTCGTCCGCGACGCCGTCGAAGAAGCCGTCTCCACCGGTCGGGTCACCTACGACCTACACCGCCAGATCGAGGGTGGCCAGAAGCTCGCAACGAGCGAGTTCGCTGACGTCATCGTCGAAGAAATAGAGAAGCTCGCGTAA
- a CDS encoding DUF5817 domain-containing protein, producing MYAVVGCSNCGALKVVEGRPKTTNCTSCGKRLQYKKLKKFITTDDANEARQHRAQMLANRQGESEAFANVDSFGEMETYTNEAVVSDEEYLEGSGLDAAEITAAGEQATAKRETMSKKDTVLAALSELDAPTEADVVEFAEQHGVSRGYVETALTRLVQAGEVSENRGVYRLL from the coding sequence ATGTATGCGGTCGTCGGCTGTAGCAACTGTGGCGCGCTGAAAGTCGTCGAGGGACGCCCGAAGACGACGAACTGCACGAGCTGTGGCAAACGCCTCCAGTACAAGAAGTTGAAGAAGTTTATTACGACCGACGACGCGAACGAGGCGCGCCAACACCGCGCCCAGATGCTCGCAAACCGCCAAGGCGAATCAGAGGCGTTCGCCAACGTCGATTCCTTTGGCGAGATGGAGACTTACACGAACGAGGCGGTGGTCTCCGATGAGGAGTACCTCGAAGGCTCGGGACTTGACGCCGCAGAAATCACCGCAGCAGGCGAGCAAGCGACCGCGAAACGCGAGACGATGAGCAAGAAAGACACCGTGCTCGCGGCGCTCTCGGAACTCGACGCGCCCACCGAAGCCGACGTTGTCGAGTTTGCCGAACAGCACGGCGTCTCACGGGGCTACGTCGAGACGGCGCTCACCCGACTCGTACAGGCCGGAGAAGTGAGTGAAAATCGTGGAGTGTACCGGTTGTTATAG
- the hmgA gene encoding hydroxymethylglutaryl-CoA reductase (NADPH), with amino-acid sequence MTEPADLVARVRDGDIRLHELEQHADADTAAAARRLYVEEETGADLTMAGEYAFDAEDAESAIENMVGAIQVPLGVAGPVPINGGAAEGTYYLPLATTEGALLASVNRGLSAIRAAGGSTARVIKSKMTRAPVFRVQDVAESVEVVKWVRANKNKLKDAAEETTSHGELVDVTPYVVGDNVFLRFGYDTKDAMGMNMATIATEAASAIVEEETPASLVALSGNLCTDKKPAAINAIEGRGRTVVADVRIPRESVEERFKTTPEAIAEVNTRKNLVGSAKAGSLGFNAHAANTVAAMFLATGQDAAQVVEGSNAIVTAEAREDELYASISLASLEVGTVGGGTKLPTQAEGLSVLGLRGGGDPAGANADALAEVIATGALAGELSLLSALASRHLSSAHAELGR; translated from the coding sequence ATGACCGAGCCTGCCGACCTCGTCGCCCGCGTCCGCGACGGAGACATTCGGCTTCACGAACTCGAACAGCACGCAGACGCGGACACCGCCGCCGCCGCCCGCCGCCTGTACGTCGAAGAAGAAACCGGCGCAGACCTCACGATGGCTGGAGAGTACGCCTTCGACGCCGAAGACGCCGAATCGGCCATCGAGAACATGGTCGGCGCAATCCAGGTCCCACTCGGCGTCGCCGGCCCCGTGCCCATCAACGGCGGCGCAGCCGAGGGAACCTACTACCTCCCGCTTGCGACGACCGAAGGCGCACTCCTCGCGAGCGTCAATCGCGGGCTGTCCGCCATCCGCGCCGCAGGCGGCTCGACCGCCCGCGTTATCAAGTCGAAGATGACCCGTGCGCCCGTGTTTCGGGTGCAGGACGTAGCAGAATCCGTCGAAGTCGTCAAGTGGGTTCGCGCGAACAAGAACAAACTGAAAGACGCCGCAGAGGAGACGACGAGCCACGGCGAACTCGTTGACGTGACGCCCTACGTCGTTGGTGACAACGTCTTCTTGCGCTTTGGCTACGACACGAAAGACGCGATGGGGATGAACATGGCGACCATCGCCACCGAAGCCGCGAGCGCCATCGTCGAAGAAGAAACGCCCGCCTCGCTCGTCGCACTCTCTGGCAACCTCTGTACGGACAAGAAACCCGCCGCCATCAACGCCATCGAGGGCCGTGGGCGCACCGTCGTCGCCGACGTGCGCATCCCGCGCGAATCGGTCGAAGAGCGATTCAAAACAACGCCGGAGGCCATCGCCGAGGTCAACACGCGGAAGAATCTCGTGGGCAGCGCGAAAGCCGGAAGCCTCGGGTTCAACGCCCACGCCGCGAACACGGTTGCCGCGATGTTCCTCGCAACCGGCCAAGACGCCGCACAGGTGGTCGAAGGCTCCAATGCGATTGTCACCGCAGAAGCCCGCGAAGACGAACTGTACGCGAGTATCAGCCTCGCCAGCCTCGAAGTCGGCACCGTCGGCGGCGGGACAAAGCTCCCGACGCAGGCAGAGGGCCTCTCCGTGCTCGGCCTCCGCGGCGGTGGCGACCCGGCGGGCGCAAACGCCGACGCGTTGGCGGAAGTGATTGCCACTGGCGCACTGGCTGGCGAACTTTCACTTCTGTCGGCACTGGCGTCGAGACACCTGTCTTCGGCACATGCCGAGTTAGGCAGATAA
- a CDS encoding cupin domain-containing protein, whose product MDAVSLSDSDVVEAIDGVHLAQLAAGEKMSIQHFHIEPGAKVPEHSHPHEQTGYVTKGTLTFLIDGEEISVSAGESYVVPGDEPHAAENRGDVPVDGLDIFSPPRLDVPWMED is encoded by the coding sequence ATGGACGCAGTCTCCCTCTCAGACAGCGATGTAGTCGAAGCAATCGACGGCGTGCACCTCGCACAACTCGCCGCGGGCGAGAAAATGAGCATTCAGCACTTCCACATCGAACCCGGCGCAAAAGTTCCAGAACACAGCCACCCCCACGAGCAGACCGGCTACGTAACGAAAGGGACGCTCACCTTCCTCATTGACGGCGAAGAAATCTCGGTTTCTGCGGGTGAATCCTACGTGGTTCCCGGCGACGAACCCCACGCCGCAGAGAATCGCGGTGACGTGCCGGTCGATGGCCTCGACATCTTCAGTCCGCCACGCCTCGACGTGCCGTGGATGGAAGACTAG
- a CDS encoding GNAT family N-acetyltransferase, translated as MSSPVTIRAAEPEDVAAIQRVARASYEAAYLEIIGQEELEAAMDAWYNREKVRDAIVNPETVYVVAEADEVVGYASGGDASEVATGELYSIYVHPDWWGKGVGTQLLSTIEAALREQGLSKLRLEVFAENDVGRAFYEARGFERVGEKETDLFTGQVVGIVVYATALD; from the coding sequence ATGTCCTCACCCGTCACCATCCGGGCCGCCGAACCGGAAGACGTCGCCGCCATCCAGCGTGTGGCCCGCGCGTCCTACGAAGCCGCCTATCTGGAGATTATTGGGCAGGAAGAACTCGAAGCGGCGATGGACGCGTGGTACAACCGCGAGAAGGTGCGCGATGCGATTGTAAATCCGGAGACGGTCTACGTCGTCGCCGAAGCCGACGAGGTGGTCGGTTATGCTTCTGGAGGCGACGCAAGCGAAGTCGCAACGGGCGAACTCTACAGCATCTACGTCCACCCCGACTGGTGGGGAAAGGGCGTTGGTACACAACTGCTCTCGACCATCGAAGCCGCCCTCCGCGAACAGGGTCTGTCGAAACTGCGCCTCGAAGTGTTCGCAGAAAACGACGTGGGACGCGCGTTCTACGAGGCGCGCGGTTTCGAGCGCGTCGGGGAGAAGGAGACTGACTTGTTTACGGGGCAGGTAGTGGGAATTGTCGTGTACGCAACGGCCCTCGACTAG